One genomic segment of Hordeum vulgare subsp. vulgare chromosome 2H, MorexV3_pseudomolecules_assembly, whole genome shotgun sequence includes these proteins:
- the LOC123426591 gene encoding probable glucuronosyltransferase Os04g0398600, which produces MGSKAVWLPVALLLAAVALSSVLTAPAAAAATESGEADHAVQQHSERISGSAGDVLEDNPVGKLKVFIYDLPRKYNKKMVTKDPRCLNHMFAAEIFMHRFLLSSAVRTLKPKEADWFYTPVYTTCDLTPAGLPLPFKSPRVMRSAIQYISHKWPFWNRTDGADHFFVVPHDFGACFHYQEEKAIERGILPLLRRATLVQTFGQENHVCLKEGSIIIPPFAPPQKMQAHLIPPDTPRSIFVYFRGLFYDTGNDPEGGYYARGARASLWENFKNNPLFDISTDHPATYYEDMQRAVFCLCPLGWAPWSPRLVEAVVFGCIPVIIADDIVLPFADAIPWEEIGIFVEEKDVPKLDTILTSMPIEDILRKQRLLANPSMKQAMLFPQPAQPRDAFHQILNGLARKLPHPEGVYLPPGGKHLNWTAGPVGDLKPW; this is translated from the exons ATGGGATCGAAAGCGGTATGGCTCCCCGTGGCCCTGCTCCTTGCGGCAGTGGCCCTCTCATCCGTCCTGACGGCGCCGGCCGCCGCGGCCGCTACGGAGTCCGGCGAGGCCGACCACGCCGTTCAGCAGCACAGCGAGCGCATCTCAG GAAGTGCTGGTGATGTGCTAGAAGACAATCCTGTGGGAAAGTTAAAGGTTTTCATATACGACTTGCCAAGAAAATACAACAAGAAGATGGTCACCAAGGATCCCCGGTGCCTTAATCACATGTTTGCTGCGGAAATATTCATGCACCGTTTCTTGCTCTCAAGTGCTGTGCGTACACTCAAACCCAAAGAGGCTGATTGGTTCTACACACCAGTTTATACCACGTGTGATCTTACTCCTGCTGGTCTTCCCTTGCCATTCAAGTCACCACGGGTGATGAGGAGTGCAATTCAGTATATTTCGCATAAATGGCCCTTTTGGAACCGAACTGATGGCGCAGATCACTTCTTTGTTGTCCCACATGACTTTGGGGCTTGCTTTCATTATCAG GAAGAAAAAGCTATTGAACGTGGCATTCTCCCATTGCTGCGACGCGCTACATTGGTGCAGACATTTGGACAGGAGAATCATGTTTGCCTGAAGGAGGGGTCTATCATCATTCCACCCTTTGCTCCTCCTCAGAAAATGCAGGCTCACCTTATTCCCCCGGACACACCACGGTCAATCTTCGTTTACTTTAGGGGTCTGTTCTATGACACTGGAAATGACCCTGAGGGTGGTTACTATGCAAG AGGTGCGCGAGCTTCCCTATGGGAGAACTTCAAGAACAATCCTCTGTTTGACATTTCCACCGATCACCCTGCCACTTACTACGAAGACATGCAGCGTGCAGTCTTCTGCCTATGCCCATTGGGCTGGGCACCATGGAGCCCTAGGTTGGTTGAGGCTGTTGTCTTTGGCTGCATTCCAGTCATCATAGCTGATGATATTGTGCTGCCATTTGCTGATGCTATCCCATGGGAAGAAATTGGTATTTTTGTGGAGGAGAAGGATGTCCCAAAGTTGGACACAATCCTGACATCAATGCCCATCGAGGATATTCTAAGAAAGCAAAGATTGCTCGCAAATCCATCAATGAAGCAGGCCATGTTGTTCCCACAGCCAGCCCAACCGCGAGATGCATTCCACCAGATCTTGAATGGCCTTGCTCGTAAGCTCCCACACCCAGAGGGTGTATACTTGCCACCCGGTGGGAAGCATCTGAACTGGACTGCTGGACCTGTTGGAGATCTGAAACCGTGGTAG
- the LOC123426592 gene encoding pollen-specific protein C13-like: METLLPPWLLSAGGGVQKPVSFFALLSAFTPPGHSASAEAKHTPEVEGKRATAMASLRILSVIAVVAIFALADTAVANDRDLPDYIVQGRVYCDTCRAGFETNVTEYIKGAKVRLECRRFGTDKLERSIDGVTDESGTYKIELKDSHPEDICEMVLVQSPLPNCNEIQALRNRAEIVLSRNVGISDNIRLANPLGYLKDKPLPVCPDLLKMFNLTTDDDH; the protein is encoded by the exons ATGGAAACCCTCCTGCCACCTTGGTTATTAAGCGCAGGTGGTGGTGTGCAAAAACCGGTGAGTTTCTTTGCCCTCCTCTCTGCATTCACCCCCCCAGGTCATTCAGCCTCCGCCGAGGCAAAACATACACCGGAGGTAGAGGGGAAACGCGCAACAGCCATGGCCTCGCTCCGCATCCTTTCCGTGATCGCCGTGGTCGCCATCTTTGCCCTCGCCGACACCGCCGTCGCCAATGACCGCGACCTCCCCGACTACATTGTTCAGGGACGGGTCTACTGCGACACCTGCCGTGCAGGGTTCGAGACAAATGTCACCGAGTACATCAAGG GTGCCAAGGTGAGGCTGGAGTGCAGGCGCTTCGGCACTGACAAACTTGAACGCTCCATCGACGGCGTCACCGACGAGAGTGGCACTTACAAAATCGAGCTCAAGGACAGCCATCCGGAGGATATCTGCGAGATGGTTCTTGTCCAGAGCCCCCTCCCAAACTGCAACGAGATCCAGGCGCTCAGGAACCGCGCCGAGATAGTCCTCAGCAGGAACGTTGGCATCAGCGACAACATCCGCCTGGCCAACCCGCTCGGCTACCTCAAGGACAAGCCGCTGCCCGTCTGCCCTGACCTGCTCAAGATGTTCAACCTTACTACTGATGACGATCACTGA